A genome region from Micromonospora inyonensis includes the following:
- a CDS encoding thiamine-phosphate kinase: MSEHSGAERSNGDAGNDRSVVGSGEFGLIDRVTARLPYGSACLLGPGDDAALVAAPDRRVVASTDVLVEGRHFRRDWSSAVDVGHRAAAANLADIAAMGATPTALLVALCLPPGLDVAWAEGLADGLAAEAGRVGAGVVGGDMSASPTLTVAVTALGDLGGRPPVLRSGARPGDVLALAGRIGYAAAGYTVLSRGFRTPKLLVEAYRRPEVPYPAGPYAARLGATAMIDVSDGLLADLGHVARASGVAVDVRRDAFEVPRQMADAAQALGVDPYTWILGGGDDHALAATFPPAVVLPPPWRVVGRVAEGSGVTVDGEPWDGPAGWDHFR; this comes from the coding sequence GTGAGCGAGCACAGCGGCGCGGAGCGCAGCAACGGTGACGCCGGAAACGACAGGAGCGTCGTGGGCAGCGGAGAGTTCGGGCTGATCGACCGGGTGACCGCCCGGCTGCCGTACGGGTCGGCCTGCCTGCTCGGCCCGGGCGACGACGCGGCACTGGTGGCGGCCCCGGACCGCCGGGTGGTCGCCTCCACCGACGTGCTGGTGGAGGGGCGGCACTTCCGGCGGGACTGGTCCAGCGCGGTGGACGTCGGGCACCGGGCGGCGGCGGCGAATCTCGCCGACATCGCGGCCATGGGCGCCACACCGACCGCCCTGCTGGTCGCCCTCTGCCTGCCGCCGGGGCTCGACGTGGCCTGGGCGGAGGGGCTCGCCGACGGGTTGGCCGCCGAGGCCGGTCGGGTCGGGGCGGGCGTGGTCGGCGGCGACATGTCCGCGAGCCCGACACTGACCGTCGCGGTGACCGCCCTCGGCGACCTCGGGGGCCGTCCCCCGGTGCTCCGCTCCGGTGCCCGCCCCGGCGACGTGCTCGCCCTGGCCGGGCGGATCGGGTACGCGGCGGCCGGGTACACCGTGCTGTCCCGGGGGTTCCGGACGCCCAAGCTGCTGGTCGAGGCGTACCGGCGACCGGAGGTGCCGTACCCGGCCGGGCCGTACGCCGCCCGCCTCGGCGCCACCGCCATGATCGACGTCTCGGACGGGCTGCTGGCCGACCTCGGGCACGTGGCCCGGGCCAGCGGGGTCGCCGTCGACGTCCGGCGCGACGCCTTCGAGGTGCCCCGGCAGATGGCCGACGCCGCCCAGGCGCTCGGCGTCGATCCGTACACCTGGATCCTCGGGGGCGGCGACGACCACGCCCTGGCTGCGACCTTCCCCCCGGCGGTGGTGCTGCCGCCGCCCTGGCGGGTGGTCGGCCGGGTGGCCGAGGGGAGCGGGGTGACCGTCGACGGCGAACCCTGGGACGGCCCGGCCGGCTGGGACCACTTCCGCTGA
- a CDS encoding GNAT family N-acetyltransferase gives MSDIEIRVLRFDSEVAQRLVRATMADLGTRYGGSGDETPVDATEFEPPDGTFLVAYLDGEPVGCGGWRSHGDTGEVAEVKRMYTAPAARGRGVARAVLAAVERSARERGRKRIVLECGDRQPEAIAMYEAAGYERIPNFGYYRDAPGCVSFGRTL, from the coding sequence GTGAGCGACATCGAGATCCGCGTGCTGCGTTTCGACTCCGAGGTGGCGCAGCGGTTGGTGCGGGCTACCATGGCCGACCTGGGCACCCGGTACGGCGGCAGTGGCGACGAGACCCCCGTCGACGCCACCGAGTTCGAACCGCCGGACGGCACGTTCCTGGTGGCGTACCTCGACGGGGAGCCGGTCGGCTGCGGGGGCTGGCGCAGCCACGGCGACACCGGCGAGGTGGCGGAGGTGAAGCGGATGTACACCGCCCCGGCGGCCCGGGGCCGGGGAGTGGCCCGGGCGGTGCTGGCGGCGGTGGAGCGCTCGGCGCGGGAGCGGGGCCGCAAGCGGATCGTCCTGGAGTGCGGGGACCGGCAGCCCGAGGCGATCGCCATGTACGAGGCGGCCGGCTACGAGCGGATCCCCAACTTCGGCTACTACCGGGACGCGCCGGGCTGCGTCTCCTTCGGCCGCACCCTCTGA
- a CDS encoding ATP-grasp domain-containing protein, producing the protein MALSLARDEMIIVGVPPGLLGVLDELLPAGSVMIVEDPELIRRRDLHEALAGLPFVSRVVPAAYQPDGLDVDALLAAEPTLAAARLVMPGVEYAVTAAARLAERLNLPGAGEAAAQTFTDKHRLRRLAAGHGLPNPAYALVRTPGEAEAFARRSGGRCVLKPTRRAGSLGVQLLDGPDAVAPAWAATVDPPGSPDEAAVPTEVLVEAALTGSEHSVELLVAGGEVIFGNVTDKRVRPGRYPVEIGHTVPSALPGTHRRALLDVAGRLARAAGFRTGVLHSEWILDDGVPTLVECAARLPGDLIAALITVAYEASFVEAYLRVLRGERPVLPAGAGGAAAVEFLLAPAGTVTAIEGVRPAGRVPGVLDLRLDVGVGDRVAEVVSSRQRSGYVLAWGADPAEAGNAARRAAGLVRFTVT; encoded by the coding sequence GTGGCGCTGAGCCTCGCCCGAGACGAGATGATCATCGTCGGGGTGCCACCCGGTCTGCTCGGCGTGCTGGACGAACTGCTCCCCGCCGGCAGTGTGATGATCGTCGAGGATCCCGAGCTGATCCGTCGCCGTGACCTGCACGAGGCGCTGGCCGGGCTGCCGTTCGTCTCCCGGGTGGTGCCGGCGGCGTACCAGCCGGACGGGCTCGACGTCGACGCGCTCCTGGCGGCCGAGCCGACACTCGCCGCCGCCCGGCTGGTCATGCCCGGCGTGGAGTACGCGGTCACCGCCGCCGCGCGGTTGGCCGAACGGCTCAACCTGCCCGGCGCCGGGGAGGCCGCCGCCCAGACCTTCACCGACAAGCACCGGCTGCGGCGGCTCGCCGCCGGCCACGGCCTGCCCAACCCGGCGTACGCGCTGGTCCGCACTCCGGGCGAGGCGGAGGCGTTCGCCCGGCGGTCGGGCGGGCGGTGTGTGCTCAAGCCGACCCGACGCGCCGGCAGCCTCGGGGTGCAACTCCTCGACGGCCCGGACGCCGTCGCCCCCGCCTGGGCGGCCACGGTCGACCCGCCCGGTTCCCCCGACGAGGCCGCCGTGCCCACCGAGGTGCTGGTCGAGGCGGCCCTGACCGGTTCCGAGCACAGCGTCGAACTGCTCGTGGCCGGGGGCGAGGTGATCTTCGGCAACGTCACCGACAAACGGGTTCGGCCCGGCCGGTACCCGGTCGAGATCGGGCACACCGTCCCGTCCGCACTACCCGGGACGCACCGCCGTGCCCTGCTCGACGTGGCCGGCCGCCTGGCCCGCGCCGCCGGCTTCCGCACCGGCGTGCTGCACAGCGAGTGGATCCTCGACGACGGGGTGCCGACCCTGGTGGAGTGCGCCGCCCGTCTCCCCGGCGACCTGATCGCCGCGCTGATCACGGTCGCCTACGAGGCGTCGTTCGTCGAGGCGTACCTGCGGGTGCTCCGCGGGGAACGCCCGGTGCTGCCGGCCGGGGCGGGCGGGGCGGCGGCGGTGGAGTTCCTGCTCGCCCCGGCGGGCACCGTCACCGCGATCGAGGGCGTCCGCCCGGCCGGCCGGGTGCCCGGCGTACTCGACCTGCGCCTCGACGTGGGCGTCGGCGACCGGGTGGCCGAGGTGGTCTCCTCCCGGCAGCGCAGCGGTTACGTGCTGGCCTGGGGTGCCGACCCGGCCGAGGCGGGGAACGCCGCGCGGCGGGCGGCCGGGCTGGTCCGCTTCACGGTGACCTGA
- the rpmB gene encoding 50S ribosomal protein L28, with protein sequence MASVCDVCGKGPGFGHNVSHSHRRTNRRWNPNIQSVRTPAGGGNTKKLKVCTSCIKAGKVTRA encoded by the coding sequence GTGGCTAGCGTGTGCGACGTCTGTGGCAAGGGGCCGGGCTTCGGCCACAACGTGTCCCACTCGCACCGGCGGACCAACCGCCGCTGGAACCCGAACATCCAGTCGGTGCGTACCCCGGCCGGTGGCGGCAACACCAAGAAGCTCAAGGTCTGCACCTCGTGCATCAAGGCCGGCAAGGTCACCCGCGCCTGA
- a CDS encoding DAK2 domain-containing protein — protein MLETLDAVAVRRWCATGLAALRRHQGEIDDLNVYPVPDGDTGTNLVLTLTSAQQALGLDLDTSPEGGTTAHGHALRLMARGALLGARGNSGVILSQILRGLADALAPVPVIRGGALAEALRVASAAARAAVAHPVEGTLLSVVAAAAGGASETAGDDLQAVARAAADAATRALARTPEQLPALARAGVVDAGGRGLCLLLDALVEVVTGEPQTRPAPESRPVRPPATAARETGSDAYAYEVQFLLDAEPAAVARMRSALDALGDSLVVVGDDPPPGQPGTWNVHVHVNDVGAAVEAGVAAGRPYRISVTRFADQPAPAPPPAPDGAARAAVVVAPGAGITEIFSREGATVVPANPSIGELLDAVRATGAARVVVLPNDPATASVAGEVVRQAHPFGVKVSVVPTRSPVQALAALAVRDPKRPFEDDVIAMAEAAGACRYAEVCHARREALTVAGPCRAGDVLALVEGEVHLIGADLLDTCTALLDRMLGGGGELVTLLAGADAPAGLVDAVRAHVARRWPFVEVQAYAGGQPHYPLLVGVE, from the coding sequence GTGCTGGAGACCCTGGACGCGGTAGCGGTGCGCCGCTGGTGTGCCACCGGGCTCGCGGCGCTGCGCCGCCACCAGGGCGAGATCGACGACCTCAACGTCTACCCGGTTCCCGACGGCGACACCGGCACCAACCTGGTGCTCACCCTCACCTCCGCCCAGCAGGCGCTGGGGCTTGACCTCGACACCTCACCGGAGGGCGGGACCACCGCGCACGGCCACGCGTTACGGCTGATGGCGCGCGGGGCGTTGCTCGGTGCCCGGGGCAACTCCGGGGTGATCCTCTCGCAGATCCTGCGCGGTCTGGCCGACGCCCTCGCCCCCGTCCCGGTGATCCGGGGCGGAGCCCTGGCCGAGGCCCTGCGGGTCGCTTCCGCCGCCGCGCGGGCGGCGGTCGCCCACCCTGTCGAGGGGACGCTGCTCAGCGTGGTGGCCGCGGCGGCGGGCGGGGCGTCGGAGACCGCCGGCGACGATCTCCAGGCGGTGGCCCGGGCGGCGGCCGACGCGGCGACCCGGGCACTGGCGCGCACCCCGGAGCAACTGCCGGCGCTGGCCCGTGCCGGGGTGGTGGACGCCGGTGGCCGTGGCCTCTGCCTCCTGCTGGACGCCCTGGTCGAGGTGGTCACCGGGGAACCGCAGACTCGCCCGGCGCCGGAGTCCCGTCCGGTCCGTCCGCCGGCCACCGCCGCCCGGGAGACCGGCTCCGACGCGTACGCCTACGAGGTGCAGTTCCTGCTCGACGCCGAGCCGGCGGCGGTGGCCCGGATGCGCAGCGCCCTCGACGCGCTCGGCGACTCGCTGGTGGTGGTCGGTGACGACCCGCCGCCGGGGCAGCCCGGCACCTGGAACGTCCACGTCCACGTCAACGACGTCGGCGCGGCGGTCGAGGCCGGGGTGGCGGCCGGACGGCCGTACCGGATCTCGGTCACCCGCTTCGCCGACCAGCCGGCACCGGCCCCGCCGCCCGCCCCGGACGGCGCGGCCCGGGCGGCCGTGGTGGTCGCTCCCGGCGCCGGGATCACGGAGATCTTCTCCCGCGAGGGCGCGACCGTGGTCCCCGCCAACCCCTCGATCGGGGAACTGCTCGACGCGGTCCGGGCCACCGGCGCGGCCCGGGTGGTGGTCCTGCCGAACGACCCGGCCACCGCGTCGGTGGCGGGCGAGGTGGTCCGCCAGGCGCACCCGTTCGGGGTGAAGGTGAGCGTGGTGCCGACCCGCTCCCCGGTGCAGGCGCTCGCCGCCCTCGCCGTCCGCGACCCGAAACGCCCCTTCGAGGACGACGTGATCGCGATGGCCGAGGCCGCCGGGGCCTGCCGGTACGCCGAGGTCTGCCACGCCCGCCGGGAGGCGCTCACCGTCGCCGGTCCGTGCCGCGCGGGTGACGTGCTCGCCCTGGTCGAGGGGGAGGTGCACCTGATCGGCGCGGACCTGCTCGACACCTGCACCGCCCTGCTGGACCGGATGCTCGGCGGCGGCGGGGAACTGGTCACCCTGCTCGCCGGAGCGGACGCGCCGGCCGGGCTGGTCGACGCGGTCCGCGCGCACGTCGCCCGGCGCTGGCCGTTCGTGGAGGTCCAGGCGTACGCCGGGGGCCAGCCGCACTATCCGCTCCTGGTGGGGGTCGAGTGA
- the recG gene encoding ATP-dependent DNA helicase RecG, with protein MTESSTADTPLKKLVGEKTAKALAGHLDLHTAGDLVYHFPRRYDERGEHTDIRSLDVGEQVTVLAQVQKTAVRPMRQRRGNLLEVTVGDGSGGLLTLTFFGNQAWRERELRPGRWGLFAGKVTEFRGRRQLNGPEYVLLGEGGEGEAAANEEVEEFAGALIPVYPAAAAVPTWVIATCVRTVLDTFTPPEDPLPATVRATRNLVGLDVALREIHRPSTKEALYRARRRLKWDEAFAVQVTLVQRKHRAADWPARPRPPRPDGLLAAFDARLPYELTGGQRDVGREIAADLATAHPMHRLLQGEVGSGKTLVALRAMLQVVDAGGQAALLAPTEVLAAQHHRGIQELLGPLAQAGELGAAEHATRVELVTGSLGAAARRRALAEVAEGRAGIVLGTHALLYEGVDFADLGLVVVDEQHRFGVEQRDALRAKADQPPHVLVMTATPIPRTVAMTVYGDLEVSTLAQLPQGRSPIASHVVPAAEKPAYLDRAWRRLREEVAAGHQAYVVCPRIGEGASAEEEPPKDDDTGRRPPLAVTEVAPLLAEGPLHGLRIGVLHGKLPADEKDAVMRSFADGRRDVLVATTVIEVGVNVPNATVMIVLDADRFGVSQLHQLRGRVGRGSAAGLCLLVTEATEGTPARERLDAVASTTDGFKLAELDLEQRREGDVLGATQSGRRSHLRLLSLLRDADLIRDARAEAITLVEEDPELARHPALAASVAALVDEERAEYLEKG; from the coding sequence GTGACCGAGTCGTCGACGGCGGACACGCCGCTGAAGAAGCTGGTCGGGGAGAAGACCGCGAAGGCCCTCGCCGGCCATCTCGACCTGCACACCGCGGGTGACCTGGTCTACCACTTCCCCCGCCGGTACGACGAGCGCGGCGAGCACACCGACATCCGCTCGCTGGACGTCGGCGAGCAGGTGACCGTGCTGGCGCAGGTGCAGAAGACGGCGGTACGGCCGATGCGGCAGCGCCGGGGCAACCTGCTGGAGGTGACCGTCGGGGACGGCTCCGGCGGCCTGTTGACCCTCACCTTCTTCGGCAACCAGGCCTGGCGGGAACGGGAACTGCGGCCCGGCCGGTGGGGGCTGTTCGCCGGCAAGGTCACCGAGTTCCGGGGCCGACGGCAGCTCAACGGCCCGGAGTACGTCCTGCTCGGCGAGGGGGGCGAGGGTGAGGCGGCGGCCAACGAGGAGGTCGAGGAGTTCGCCGGGGCGCTGATCCCGGTCTACCCGGCCGCCGCGGCGGTGCCCACCTGGGTGATCGCCACGTGCGTCCGCACGGTCCTGGACACCTTCACCCCGCCGGAGGATCCGCTGCCGGCCACGGTCCGGGCCACCCGTAACCTGGTCGGCCTGGACGTTGCCCTGCGGGAGATCCACCGGCCGTCCACCAAGGAGGCCCTCTACCGGGCCCGGCGGCGGCTGAAGTGGGACGAGGCGTTCGCCGTCCAGGTGACGCTGGTGCAGCGCAAGCACCGGGCCGCCGACTGGCCGGCCCGGCCCCGGCCGCCGAGACCGGACGGGCTGCTCGCCGCCTTCGACGCCCGCCTGCCGTACGAGCTGACCGGCGGTCAGCGCGACGTCGGCCGGGAGATCGCCGCCGACCTGGCCACCGCACATCCGATGCACCGGCTGTTGCAGGGGGAGGTCGGCTCGGGCAAGACCCTGGTCGCGTTGCGGGCCATGCTCCAGGTGGTCGACGCCGGTGGCCAGGCGGCGCTGCTCGCCCCGACCGAGGTGCTCGCCGCCCAGCACCACCGGGGCATCCAGGAACTGCTCGGCCCGCTCGCGCAGGCCGGCGAGCTGGGCGCCGCCGAGCACGCCACCCGGGTCGAGCTGGTCACCGGCTCGCTGGGCGCGGCGGCCCGGCGGCGGGCGCTGGCCGAGGTGGCCGAGGGACGCGCCGGCATCGTGCTCGGGACCCACGCGTTGCTCTACGAAGGTGTCGACTTCGCCGACCTGGGGCTGGTCGTGGTGGACGAGCAGCACCGCTTCGGGGTGGAGCAGCGCGACGCCCTGCGCGCCAAGGCCGACCAGCCGCCGCACGTACTGGTGATGACCGCCACCCCGATCCCGCGCACGGTCGCCATGACCGTCTACGGCGATCTGGAGGTCTCCACCCTCGCCCAGCTGCCACAGGGCCGCTCGCCCATCGCCTCGCACGTGGTGCCGGCCGCCGAGAAGCCGGCCTACCTGGACCGGGCCTGGCGGCGGCTGCGCGAGGAGGTCGCCGCCGGCCACCAGGCGTACGTGGTCTGCCCCCGGATCGGCGAGGGGGCGAGCGCGGAGGAGGAGCCCCCGAAGGACGACGACACCGGGCGACGGCCACCCCTGGCGGTGACCGAGGTGGCCCCGCTGCTCGCCGAGGGGCCACTGCACGGGCTGCGGATCGGTGTGCTGCACGGGAAGCTGCCCGCCGACGAGAAGGACGCGGTGATGCGCTCCTTCGCCGACGGCAGGCGCGACGTGCTGGTCGCCACCACGGTCATCGAGGTCGGCGTGAACGTCCCCAACGCCACCGTCATGATCGTGCTGGACGCGGACCGGTTCGGCGTGTCCCAGCTCCACCAGTTGCGCGGCCGGGTCGGGCGGGGCTCGGCGGCCGGGCTCTGCCTGCTGGTGACCGAGGCGACCGAGGGCACCCCGGCGCGGGAGCGGCTGGACGCCGTCGCCTCCACCACCGACGGCTTCAAGCTCGCCGAACTCGACCTCGAACAGCGCCGGGAGGGCGACGTGCTCGGCGCGACACAGTCCGGCCGCCGCTCGCACCTGCGGCTGCTCTCCCTGTTGCGCGACGCCGACCTGATCCGCGACGCCCGCGCCGAGGCGATCACCCTGGTCGAGGAGGATCCGGAGCTGGCCCGCCACCCCGCCCTGGCCGCCTCGGTCGCCGCCCTGGTCGACGAGGAGCGGGCGGAGTACCTGGAGAAGGGCTGA